Part of the Clostridia bacterium genome is shown below.
GGGGCAGGTACAATAACTTGTAATTATGATGGAAAAAAGAAAAGTCGTACTTTTATAGAGGATCAGGCTTTTGTGGGTAGTAATACTAATTTTGTAGCCCCGGTAAAGATTGGCAAAGGGGCTTATATTGGTGCTGGATCAACAATTACCAAAGATGTTCCCCCTGGGGCATTGGCTTTGGCACGTGGTAAACAAAAAAATTTAGTAGATTGGTGTCAGAAAAAAAATAAAAGGGAGGATTAATGTGGCTAAATATAAGGCACTAAAAATCTTTACCGGTAATGCTCATCGTAAATTAGCTGAAGAAATTGCGGAATATTTGGGAGTAAAGGTTAGTCAAGCTGAGGTGAATACTTTTAGTGATGGGGAAATTTGTGTAGGTATTAATGAAAGTGTGCGCGGTACCGATGCTTTTGTTATTCAGCCAACTTGTGCACCGGTAAATAATAATTTAATGGAACTCTTGATTATGATTGACGCTTTGCGCAGAGCTTCGGCTCGCCGCATCACTGCTGTCATCCCTTATTATGGTTATGCACGACAAGATCGTAAGGCCAAGGCTCGTGACCCTATTACGGCTAAACTTATTGCTAATTTATTAACTGCGGCTGGGGCAAGAAGGATTTTATCTATTGATTTTCATGCTGGACAAATTCAAGGTTTTTTTGATATTCCGGTAGATCATTTGTGGGGACAGCCTTTAATTGCCGAGTATTTCTTGAATAAAGGAATCGATGACTTTGTGGTAGTTTCGCCAGATTTAGGGGGAGTTACCCGGGCTAGAGGGTTAGCAGAGCGTTTGCAGGCATCTTTAGCTATTATAGATAAACGCCGTCCTTGTCCTAATGAAGCTGAAGTGATGAACATTATCGGTTCTGTGCAGGGGAAAAATGTGGTGATGATTGATGATATTATTGATACTGCTGGAACAATAACTTTAGGGGCAGAGGCCCTTAAGAAAAGTGGGGCTCGTGATGTCTATGCCTGCTGTACACATCCGGTTTTATCTGGACCGGCAATTCAACGCTTAGAAAATTCAATAATTAAGGAAGTAGTTGTTACTGATACTCTCCCTTTAAATACGGAAAAAAGAATTCCTAAAATTAAAGTTTTATCCACCGCTCCTTTGTTAGGTGAAGCTATAATTCGTATTCACGAAGACCTTTCGGTAAGCAAACTTTTTAGTTAGGAAGAGGGCCCCGGCGGTGTTTCCGGGGTTTTCTTTGTAGATAAGGAGTGCATAATTGATGAAGTTAATTGTTGGGTTGGGTAATCCCGGGCGGTGTTATGCTTTAACACGCCATAATCTTGGTTTTATGGTACTTGATGCTTTGGCCCGGGAAGAGCAAATAGCAATTAAGCATAAGCAATTTACGGCTTTGTGTGGTCAAGGTTTAATTAATCAGAAAAAAATTCTTTTGGTAAAACCTCAGACTTATATGAATCGAAGTGGTGAAGCGGTTTGGGAGCTTTTAAATTATTATCAAGAGCAAATAGAAGATTTAATTATCGTTCATGATGATTTGGATTTAGCTTGGGGAAATTTAAGATTTAAAAGAAGTGGTGGTAGTGGGGGTCATAATGGTTTAAAATCAATAACTAGAATGTTAAATTCTGATCAATATAGTCGATTAAAAATTGGTTTAGGGCGTCCTCCGGCAGGCTGGACATCGGAAGCTTATGTGCTTGCTGCTTTTACCTCAGGGGAAAAAAAAGATTTAGAATTAATTATTCAAGGGGCAGTACAAGGCTTAAAAGTTTGGTGTGAGAAAGGCTTGGAGGAGGCTATGCAAAAATTTAATTCTTTTGGTCTCGCATAAAGGGCTCTTTTTGGGGAAAGACTAACAGTTAGTTTAAAAAAGCGAGGGCCATTTAATGCATTTTATTTATTTTTGTAAACAATGTCATAATTGTGTAGGTGAAATAAAATTAACTAATTGGAATGAAACAATGTTGGGATTTGATCTACTGACAGCAGCCGAAAAAGAGGAAATGTTAATTATGGATTTACAAAAAGGTCAAGGTATAGTAAAAGTTATTTGTGAAGCTTGTTTTCAAAAAGAACTGGCTCAACCTTTTCTTTTTCGGGAAACAAGCTCAATTGGGCTGCATTAAAGAATGTTATATGGATAGTTAAAGTAGATATTTAATAAGCTATAATAGAGAATATTTTTAGATAAGGGGAACTAAAAATGTCATTGGCCATGATATTGCATTATTTGAAAACTTCTTTTGAATACAAGTATTTAGTAGAAGAGGTAAAAAAACAAAAAACAAATCATTTTTACGGGATTAGTGGTTCACAAAAAAGTCTTTGGGCAGCACTTTTAGTGGAAATACAGCAGCGGCCTTTACTTTATCTTGTGGAATCTGTAGTTAAGGGAAAAGAGATTTTTGATGATTTCGTTAATTTATTTTCTCCTGCGGAAGTACAGTTTTTTCCGGCTTGGGAGTCACTTCCTTTTGAAGTTTTGGCCCAAAGCCCGGAGACACGGTACCAGCGTTTAAAAGTTTTAGAAGGATTATTATCTGGTAAAACCAAAGTGGTAGTTACTACTTGGGAAGCCTTTAGTAAAACACTGCTGCCTCCTGATTGCTTTCGTCAAGCTAGACGGCAATTAAAAGTTGGTCAATCAGTGGAATTGGATGAATTAATTGCTTATTTGGATACTTTGGGTTATCAGCATGTGGAAAGGGTAGAAGAAGGGGGGCAATTTTCACGCCGCGGTGGTATTCTAGATATTTTCCCGCCGGGCTTGGATGATCCCTATCGATTAGAATTTTTTGATTGTGAAATTGAATCTATTCGTTTATTTTCTCCGGAAAGTCAGCGATCAAGGCAAAAGGTATCGGAAATTATCCTGATGCCTGCTGGTGAGTTTTTTATCTTAAAAGAAAAAAAAGAGTCGGCTTGGGCTAACTTGGAAAAAGAAGCTGACGTCTTTTTAAATAAATTAAAACAGAAGGGCTGTAAAGAAGCCTTTCATAATTTTACAAATAAACTGAAAACCGCGCGAGATTTTATTGAGCAGGGAAATTTTTTCCACGGAAGTGAACAATTATTGCCCTATTTTATTCAAGAAAAATATATGTTGTCAGACTATTTTTTGCAAACACCACTGTTAATTTTTGATGAACCCCATCGTCAAAAACAAAGTTGTCAGGTGCGTGAAAAGGAAATGCGAGAAATCTATTTATCACTTTGGGAAAAGGGAAAAGTATTACCAGGACAAATTGATAATTATTTGGGATGGCGGCAAATGGAGCAATTATGGTACCAAAAAAATGTTTACTTTTTTTCATTACTACCGCAAAAAGTAGCTACTTTGCCGAAAGTTCGGTCATTTGGAGTAGTGGCTAAATCAACTAATTTATTTTTAGGTAAATTGCATTTACTAGCCGATACTTTGAAGGTCTTAAAAGCACAAAAATATTTAGTTGTGATTTTGGTAAATTCTGAGGAAAGAATAAGACGCCTTAAGCAGGGTCTTTGGGATATGGGTTTGGAGACAACTATTAGTGAAAGGGATTTAGTTTTTCAGGCTGGTCAAATTTATTTAACAACAGGTTATTTAACTAATGGATTTGAATTAACTGATTGGAAAATAGTCGTCTTCACAGAGCATGAATTGTTTTATCAGCCCAAAAAGAAAGCTCCGCGGCGAATGTTTCAAGATGGTAAGCGAGTTACCTTTTTAGAGGATTTACAAGTAGGTGATTATGTAGTTCATTTAAATCATGGTATTGGTCGTTATTTAGGTATTGAAAAATTAGCTGTTGCTGATATGGAAAGAGATTATTTAGTGATTAAATACCGGGGAGATGACAAATTATATGTACCGACTACTCAGGTAGGACTTTTGCAAAAGTATTCTTATCAAGAGGGACTGCGGCCCAAATTGTCTAAATTGGGTGGTAGTGAATGGAGTAAAATTAAAAGCAGAGTAAAAAGCAGTGTTCGGGATTTGGCCCAAGATTTGTTAAAATTATATGCGGCTAGACATGCGGCACGCGGTTTTCCCTTTGCCCCGGATACTCCCTGGCAAAGGGAATTTGAAGATTCTTTTCCATATGAAGAAACTGAAGATCAGCTGCAGTGTATTGCGGAAATAAAAAAGGATATGGAAAAACCGCGTCCCATGGATCGTTTGTTATGTGGTGATGTAGGTTATGGTAAAACTGAAGTGGCCTTAAGAGCTGCCTGTAAAACAGTTTTTAATAATAAGCAGACTGCAGTTTTAGTTCCCACTACTATTTTAGCTGAACAGCATTACAGTACTTTTTTGGAAAGATTTAAAGGTTTACCGGTAAATATTAATGTTTTGAGTCGTTTTCGCTCTCCTAAAGAACAGCGGGAAATTGTGGAGGATTTAAAAACAGGTAAAATTGATATTATTATTGGTACCCATCGTTTGCTTTCCTCAGATATTCAGTTTAAAGATTTAGGACTTTTGGTAGTTGATGAGGAACAGCGTTTTGGTGTTTTGCATAAGGAAAAAATAAAACAATTGAAAAAAACGGTAGATGTGTTGACTCTTACTGCAACACCTATTCCGCGTACATTACAAATGTCTATGGCCGGGGTTAGGGATATGAGTATCATTGAGACCCCCCCTGGGGAAAGGTATCCTGTACAAACCTTTGTAGTGGAATATAGTCCACAATTAGTACAAGAGGCATTAAGAAGGGAGTTAGGACGCGGTGGGCAAGTTTATTTTGTTCATAATCGGGTCGAAGATATTGAAACTGTGGCCACCGAGGTACAAAATTTAGTCCCCGAGGCTAAAATAGGTATAGCTCACGGTCAAATGCCGGAAGTTTTATTGGAAAATGTTATGTTTGATTTTTATGAAGGACATTATGATGTTTTAGTTTGTACAACAATTATTGAATCTGGTTTGGATATTGCTAATGTAAATACATTAATTGTTAATCAGGCGGATAAATTGGGACTTTCACAACTTTATCAATTACGGGGCCGGGTGGGGCGTTCAAATCGTGTGGCCTATGCCTATTTAACTTATCAAAAAGATAAAGTCCTTTCAGAAGTAGCCGAAAAAAGATTAAGTGCGATTCGTGAATTTACGGAATTGGGTTCTGGTTTAAAAATTGCCATGCGTGATTTGGAAATTAGGGGAGCTGGTAATATTTTAGGTGCAGAGCAAAGTGGTCAAATAGCCGCAGTTGGCTTTGATTTATATTGTCAGCTGTTAGAGCAAGCTGTACGTGAAGCCAAGGGGGAAAAAGAGCCCCCGGAAAAAACGGTATTGGTTGATTTGCAGGTAAAAGCCTATATTCCCCAAACTTATATTGCTGATCATGGGGTTAAAGTTAATTTTTATCAGCGGATTAATGCTGTTAAACAAGAAGTTGAGTTACAGCAATTAGCTGAGGAATTAAAGGATCGTTTTGGTCCTTTGCCTGAAGCGGTTCTTAATTTATTACAGATTGCGAAAATTCAATTGGCTGCTTCGGCTTGTAAGATAGAAGCGATTTTTCAAGAAAATAAAATTATTAAAATTAAATGGGAGCCTGAACATGATTTAACCGGACCGGCTTTAATGCAGTTGGTGAGGCGTTATCGGCGTAAGGTCAGTTTTAACGTGGCTGAGGGTTTAGAGTTGAAGATTAATGTGGGTAATTTGGCTGCCTCAGAGCGGTTGGGCTTTTTGGAAGAAATTATTGCGGAAATATCTTCACTTGCTTCCGCGGAACAGGTTTTGATATAATGAACTTATCTTTGGAGAAAAGGAAAGAGAGGAAAAATAATGAAAAAGTACAGAAAATTAGCAGTGTATGTGTTAATTTTCGCTTTTTTATTAACCGGCTGTGGGGATCAAGTTATTGCTAAGGTTAATGGAGTGAAAATTACGGAAACAGAGCTCAGTGATGAGGTTGAACGTATTGCTGTGATGCATGGTTATGATTTGGATGGTGAGCATGGGGCTTTAATGAGAAATGTTTTGGAAGAGCAAACCCTAGAGGCCTTAATCATGAAGAATTTGGTATTACAGGAAGCCAAGGCTAGGAAAATTACGGTTGACAAGAAAAAAATTAAAGAGGAAATTCAGAACATCAAGGATAATTTCAGTTCCAAAAAAGAATATAAGGAGTTTTTAACAGCAAATAAATTAACAGAAAAGGAATTGTTTAAGACTTATGAAACTATGTACATTTACGAAGCACTTTTTGATGAAATTACCAAGGATATAACTGAGCCTTCAGAAGACCCCGCAGAATACTATAATGAGAATACTGAGGAGTTTTTTCGCCCGGAAATGGTACAAGTTCGTCATGTTTTAGTA
Proteins encoded:
- a CDS encoding aminoacyl-tRNA hydrolase, translating into MKLIVGLGNPGRCYALTRHNLGFMVLDALAREEQIAIKHKQFTALCGQGLINQKKILLVKPQTYMNRSGEAVWELLNYYQEQIEDLIIVHDDLDLAWGNLRFKRSGGSGGHNGLKSITRMLNSDQYSRLKIGLGRPPAGWTSEAYVLAAFTSGEKKDLELIIQGAVQGLKVWCEKGLEEAMQKFNSFGLA
- a CDS encoding peptidylprolyl isomerase translates to MKKYRKLAVYVLIFAFLLTGCGDQVIAKVNGVKITETELSDEVERIAVMHGYDLDGEHGALMRNVLEEQTLEALIMKNLVLQEAKARKITVDKKKIKEEIQNIKDNFSSKKEYKEFLTANKLTEKELFKTYETMYIYEALFDEITKDITEPSEDPAEYYNENTEEFFRPEMVQVRHVLVDTKEEAEAILEALASGADFKELALEKSTDPSVTQNEGLMEYFPRGGYMVEEFEEAAFALSEIGEYTQEPVKTDYGFHIIKLEGRQEEKQMTFEEVKEQLIERLLAQDKSEKFRVFEDELLAKAEIEKLLPEDETEDLSEEMDE
- a CDS encoding ribose-phosphate pyrophosphokinase; protein product: MAKYKALKIFTGNAHRKLAEEIAEYLGVKVSQAEVNTFSDGEICVGINESVRGTDAFVIQPTCAPVNNNLMELLIMIDALRRASARRITAVIPYYGYARQDRKAKARDPITAKLIANLLTAAGARRILSIDFHAGQIQGFFDIPVDHLWGQPLIAEYFLNKGIDDFVVVSPDLGGVTRARGLAERLQASLAIIDKRRPCPNEAEVMNIIGSVQGKNVVMIDDIIDTAGTITLGAEALKKSGARDVYACCTHPVLSGPAIQRLENSIIKEVVVTDTLPLNTEKRIPKIKVLSTAPLLGEAIIRIHEDLSVSKLFS
- a CDS encoding anti-sigma-F factor Fin family protein: MHFIYFCKQCHNCVGEIKLTNWNETMLGFDLLTAAEKEEMLIMDLQKGQGIVKVICEACFQKELAQPFLFRETSSIGLH
- the mfd gene encoding transcription-repair coupling factor, which encodes MAMILHYLKTSFEYKYLVEEVKKQKTNHFYGISGSQKSLWAALLVEIQQRPLLYLVESVVKGKEIFDDFVNLFSPAEVQFFPAWESLPFEVLAQSPETRYQRLKVLEGLLSGKTKVVVTTWEAFSKTLLPPDCFRQARRQLKVGQSVELDELIAYLDTLGYQHVERVEEGGQFSRRGGILDIFPPGLDDPYRLEFFDCEIESIRLFSPESQRSRQKVSEIILMPAGEFFILKEKKESAWANLEKEADVFLNKLKQKGCKEAFHNFTNKLKTARDFIEQGNFFHGSEQLLPYFIQEKYMLSDYFLQTPLLIFDEPHRQKQSCQVREKEMREIYLSLWEKGKVLPGQIDNYLGWRQMEQLWYQKNVYFFSLLPQKVATLPKVRSFGVVAKSTNLFLGKLHLLADTLKVLKAQKYLVVILVNSEERIRRLKQGLWDMGLETTISERDLVFQAGQIYLTTGYLTNGFELTDWKIVVFTEHELFYQPKKKAPRRMFQDGKRVTFLEDLQVGDYVVHLNHGIGRYLGIEKLAVADMERDYLVIKYRGDDKLYVPTTQVGLLQKYSYQEGLRPKLSKLGGSEWSKIKSRVKSSVRDLAQDLLKLYAARHAARGFPFAPDTPWQREFEDSFPYEETEDQLQCIAEIKKDMEKPRPMDRLLCGDVGYGKTEVALRAACKTVFNNKQTAVLVPTTILAEQHYSTFLERFKGLPVNINVLSRFRSPKEQREIVEDLKTGKIDIIIGTHRLLSSDIQFKDLGLLVVDEEQRFGVLHKEKIKQLKKTVDVLTLTATPIPRTLQMSMAGVRDMSIIETPPGERYPVQTFVVEYSPQLVQEALRRELGRGGQVYFVHNRVEDIETVATEVQNLVPEAKIGIAHGQMPEVLLENVMFDFYEGHYDVLVCTTIIESGLDIANVNTLIVNQADKLGLSQLYQLRGRVGRSNRVAYAYLTYQKDKVLSEVAEKRLSAIREFTELGSGLKIAMRDLEIRGAGNILGAEQSGQIAAVGFDLYCQLLEQAVREAKGEKEPPEKTVLVDLQVKAYIPQTYIADHGVKVNFYQRINAVKQEVELQQLAEELKDRFGPLPEAVLNLLQIAKIQLAASACKIEAIFQENKIIKIKWEPEHDLTGPALMQLVRRYRRKVSFNVAEGLELKINVGNLAASERLGFLEEIIAEISSLASAEQVLI